Sequence from the Triplophysa rosa linkage group LG22, Trosa_1v2, whole genome shotgun sequence genome:
ACTTCAGAGTTCATATAGGTTTACTCTTATCAACTCAACTCCCATCAACTGCAGGTATAGGAAAACTAGATTGTCTCACTGAGGAGGCCTTTCTCCTTATTAGAAAGAGAAAACCTTATGTCAAAACCTTTTTATAACTAGGTCACATGACAACAAGTCACTATAGGTACCGAAAGGTCCTTTGTAACTGAATAACAGATTAgatttctctctctgtcagtgGTTATATGAAGTGTCTTCAGTCATTGTTTAATGTGCTGGTGGTGTTGACTAGACCCTGGTTAGGCCTGTTAGAGCATGGGATAGGACGATGATCCCCCAGCATCGAATAAACCAACTCTAACCGGACAGACTCGGGTGATATAGGAGATCGGTGATTGGTTCTTTCTGTAAAAACATAAGACTGTAAATCTACTTATAAGTGTACTTAGACACTGATTGCACATAAAAATAGCTGGGAGGATCATGTTTGCTTATAGGCATTCAGTATTATAGCTCTAATTCAGTGAGGTTCAAATAAGATAATATTTTAAACTCACCGAAGCGCTTAAGGACTACTGCGAAGATCAAGATGATGAGAATCAGCAATGCAGAAATCACCAGAACAATCTTCATATTATCACTTAAATGTGAACGTCTTGaactaaattacagtaaacacagTTGTCAGTATTTCTCTGGCCGTTACATTGGTACATTCTGTAACTGATTACCTGTTTTTTCTCTCATAGCAGTCA
This genomic interval carries:
- the LOC130546193 gene encoding uncharacterized protein LOC130546193 isoform X2, with protein sequence MIFGHVICKQRHHVKKQNRKTDKKENSKMQVWLKHGEFQNISQTQNTRTNPDGSSSLHSYLNVSSAMSDYVNYSCWVNHSSLNKPVVLHLSPTDCYERKNSSRRSHLSDNMKIVLVISALLILIILIFAVVLKRFERTNHRSPISPESVRLELVYSMLGDHRPIPCSNRPNQGLVNTTSTLNND